The Pecten maximus chromosome 12, xPecMax1.1, whole genome shotgun sequence genome includes a region encoding these proteins:
- the LOC117340063 gene encoding uncharacterized protein LOC117340063: MLDVIFIVYILGMLAGGEAAEVCTAQLYSSVWYRYYIYCQHGCCGSYYDRECCASYTGLIIGAVIGVICFIGSIVLFVCLCYHCNKKKSGVVVAPYQNQPGGNVAVVNSYGGQQATYPYQQQGFYQQPNPHAPVGANQVPMTAYPSPVTYGNTNVPPPSYPAPEAGQSNPSTVDQTQPEKH, translated from the exons GCGGAGAGGCAGCTGAGGTGTGCACGGCACAACTTTATTCTAGTGTTTGGTACAGGTACTACATCTATTGTCAACACGGCTGCTGTGGATCTTACTACGATAGAGAGTGTTGCGCTTCATA CACTGGTTTGATCATTGGAGCTGTCATTGGTGTTATTTGCTTCATTGGATCCATCGTATTATTTGTATGTCTCTGTTATCACTGCAATAAGAAAAAAAGTGGAGTGGTAGTTGCACCATATCAAAACCAACCTGGCGGAAACGTCGCAGTCG TAAATTCTTACGGTGGTCAACAGGCAACCTACCCTTATCAACAGCAGGGTTTCTATCAACAGCCGAACCCACATGCACCAGTCGGTGCCAACCAAGTGCCAATGACGGCTTACCCTTCACCCGTGACGTATGGCAATACAAACGTCCCGCCACCGTCGTACCCGGCCCCGGAAGCAGGACAGTCTAATCCGTCAACGGTGGATCAAACACAACCAGAAAAACACTAG